In a single window of the Natronosalvus caseinilyticus genome:
- a CDS encoding NADP-dependent malic enzyme: MGLDEDSLEYHRSDPPGKIEISTTKSTNTQRDLSLAYSPGVAAPCREIRDDSEDAYTYTAKGNLVGVVSNGSAVLGLGNIGAQASKPVMEGKGVLFKRFADIDVFDIELDYDDPHEFADAVVAMEPTFGGVNLEDITSPDCFVIEKRLREEMDVPVFHDDQHGTAIISGAALLNTAEITGKALEDLRVVFSGAGASALSTARFYASLGVRKDNILMCDSTGIVTTDRVERGEINEYKEEFARDVPGGNLADAMDGADVFVGLSVGGIVDESMIQSMERDPVVFAMANPDPEIPYERAKNARDDTVIVATGRSDYPNQVNNVLGFPFLFRGALDVRASEINEAMKVAAAEALADLAHQDVPDAVVKAYGDQPLQFGSEYIIPKPLDPRVLFEVAPAVARAAMESGAARIEIDLEAHRERLEARLGKSREMMRVVLNKAKSDPKRVALAEGGDEKIIRAAYQLVEQEIAKPVLIGDEDEIARTAANLGLEFTPEVVDPTGGTDEAYVERLYERRRRKGITRSEAEELIRDSNYFASVMVESGDVDAMLTGLTHHYPSALRPPLQIIGTARDAEYAAGVYLLTFKNRVLFVADATVNQNPDAEILAEVTRHTATLARRFNVEPRAALLSYSNFGSVTNEGTRKPRHAVELLKADPAVDFPVDGEMQADTAVVEDLLQGTYEFSALDAPANVLVFPNLESGNISYKLLQRLGGAEAIGPMLVGMDKPVHVLQRDDEVKDIVNLAGVAVVDAQQG, encoded by the coding sequence TCGCCGCCCCCTGTCGCGAAATTCGCGACGACTCCGAGGACGCCTACACCTACACCGCGAAGGGGAACCTCGTGGGCGTCGTCTCGAACGGGTCGGCGGTGCTGGGGCTCGGAAACATCGGTGCCCAGGCCTCGAAACCCGTGATGGAGGGTAAGGGCGTGCTGTTCAAGCGCTTCGCGGACATCGACGTCTTCGACATCGAACTCGATTACGACGACCCCCACGAGTTCGCGGACGCCGTCGTCGCCATGGAGCCGACCTTCGGCGGCGTCAACTTAGAGGACATCACCTCTCCGGATTGCTTCGTCATCGAGAAGCGCCTCCGCGAGGAGATGGACGTCCCCGTCTTTCACGACGACCAGCACGGGACGGCCATCATCAGCGGCGCGGCGCTGCTGAACACGGCGGAGATCACCGGAAAAGCCCTCGAGGACCTGCGAGTCGTCTTCTCTGGCGCCGGTGCGAGTGCGCTCTCGACAGCTCGGTTCTACGCCTCTCTCGGCGTCCGGAAGGATAACATTCTGATGTGCGATTCGACTGGAATCGTGACAACCGACCGCGTCGAACGCGGCGAGATCAACGAGTACAAAGAAGAATTCGCTCGGGACGTGCCCGGGGGCAACCTCGCGGACGCGATGGACGGCGCGGACGTGTTCGTCGGGCTGTCGGTGGGCGGGATCGTCGACGAGTCGATGATTCAGTCGATGGAGCGGGACCCGGTCGTCTTCGCGATGGCGAATCCGGATCCCGAAATCCCGTACGAACGGGCGAAAAACGCCCGTGACGATACGGTCATCGTGGCCACCGGACGCTCGGACTACCCCAATCAGGTCAACAACGTCCTCGGTTTTCCGTTCCTCTTCCGCGGCGCCCTCGACGTTCGCGCGAGCGAGATCAACGAGGCGATGAAAGTTGCGGCAGCCGAGGCACTGGCCGACCTCGCCCACCAGGACGTTCCCGACGCCGTCGTCAAGGCCTACGGCGACCAGCCCCTCCAGTTCGGGTCCGAGTACATCATCCCGAAACCGCTCGATCCACGTGTCCTGTTCGAGGTCGCACCCGCGGTCGCGCGGGCGGCGATGGAAAGCGGGGCCGCCCGCATCGAGATCGATCTCGAGGCCCACCGCGAGCGACTCGAGGCTCGTCTGGGAAAGTCCCGGGAGATGATGCGCGTCGTCCTCAACAAGGCCAAGAGCGACCCAAAGCGCGTTGCGCTCGCCGAAGGAGGCGACGAGAAGATCATCCGGGCGGCCTATCAGCTCGTCGAGCAAGAAATCGCCAAACCGGTGCTGATCGGCGACGAGGACGAGATCGCTCGTACGGCGGCGAACCTCGGCCTCGAGTTCACCCCGGAGGTCGTGGACCCGACCGGCGGGACCGACGAGGCGTACGTCGAACGCCTCTACGAACGCCGTCGGCGTAAGGGTATCACGCGCAGCGAAGCTGAGGAACTGATTCGCGACAGCAACTACTTCGCGTCCGTGATGGTCGAGTCGGGTGACGTGGATGCGATGCTCACCGGGCTCACCCACCACTATCCCTCGGCCTTGCGGCCGCCGCTCCAGATCATCGGTACGGCCAGGGACGCCGAGTACGCCGCCGGCGTCTACCTCCTCACGTTCAAAAACCGGGTTCTCTTCGTGGCCGATGCGACGGTCAACCAGAACCCGGACGCCGAAATCCTCGCGGAAGTTACCCGACACACGGCTACCCTGGCGCGTCGTTTCAACGTCGAACCTCGCGCCGCCTTACTCTCGTACTCGAACTTCGGCTCGGTGACGAACGAGGGGACGCGAAAGCCGCGGCACGCGGTCGAACTGCTCAAGGCTGATCCAGCCGTGGACTTTCCCGTCGATGGCGAGATGCAGGCCGACACGGCCGTCGTCGAGGACCTGCTCCAGGGAACCTACGAGTTCTCCGCGCTCGACGCGCCCGCGAACGTGCTCGTCTTCCCGAACCTCGAGTCGGGCAACATCAGCTACAAACTCCTCCAGCGCCTCGGCGGGGCGGAGGCCATCGGCCCGATGCTCGTCGGGATGGACAAACCGGTCCACGTCCTCCAGCGGGACGACGAGGTCAAGGACATCGTCAATCTGGCGGGCGTGGCGGTCGTCGACGCCCAGCAGGGCTGA
- the purB gene encoding adenylosuccinate lyase produces the protein MTDTHALYAVSPLDGRYGSRTRPLAPYASEAALMRARVRVEVEYLLVLADLEATPLDLASDERAHLRGLYENFDEEDAELIKTLETDGYAGFDATNHDVKAVEYFVRYHLPNDSEASPWIHFGLTSEDVNNLAHRLLVRGAVEDVLLPALYDLRDSLTGMAQEHRDVQMLARTHGQPATPTTFGKELAVYAARLGRATARVSTATDALSGKLGGASGTYAAHVAAYPDVDWRGFAREFVTGLGLEFTPLSTQVNPCDDLAAVFDAFRGVNNVLLDLDLDVWLYVSDRYLGQEAVAGETGSSTMPHKVNPIDFENSEGNLSKANSDLTFLADYVTTSRLQRDLSDSTVKRNVGAAFAHCLIGYGKTQAGLEKVVPNETVMRDALRKTPAIIGEAVQTILRREGRDDAYEQVKALTRGREVTLEDFHDLFADLEVSDEVREELLALRPETYVGVANDLVDDLEE, from the coding sequence ATGACTGACACCCACGCACTCTACGCCGTCTCGCCGCTCGACGGCCGCTACGGCTCTCGGACGAGACCCCTGGCGCCATACGCGAGCGAGGCCGCGCTCATGCGCGCCCGCGTCCGCGTCGAAGTCGAGTACCTGCTCGTGCTGGCCGACCTCGAGGCGACGCCCCTCGACCTCGCATCCGACGAGCGAGCCCACCTCCGCGGGCTCTACGAGAACTTCGACGAGGAGGACGCCGAGTTGATCAAGACCCTCGAGACCGACGGCTACGCCGGATTCGACGCGACCAACCACGACGTGAAAGCCGTCGAGTACTTCGTTCGCTACCACCTGCCAAACGACAGCGAAGCGTCGCCGTGGATTCACTTCGGACTGACCAGCGAGGACGTGAACAACCTGGCCCACCGCCTGCTGGTCCGGGGCGCCGTCGAGGACGTCCTCCTGCCGGCGCTGTACGACCTCCGCGATTCGCTGACCGGGATGGCCCAGGAGCACCGAGACGTCCAGATGCTCGCGCGAACACACGGCCAGCCCGCGACGCCGACGACGTTCGGGAAGGAACTCGCGGTGTACGCGGCCCGCCTCGGCCGTGCGACGGCTCGGGTGAGCACGGCGACCGACGCGCTCTCCGGAAAACTCGGCGGGGCCTCTGGCACCTACGCGGCCCACGTCGCCGCCTACCCCGACGTCGACTGGCGGGGCTTCGCCCGCGAGTTCGTCACCGGACTGGGCCTCGAGTTCACGCCCCTCTCCACGCAGGTGAATCCGTGTGACGACCTCGCCGCCGTCTTCGACGCGTTCCGCGGGGTCAACAACGTCCTGCTCGACCTCGACCTCGACGTCTGGCTGTACGTCTCCGACCGCTACCTCGGCCAGGAGGCCGTCGCAGGCGAGACCGGTTCGTCGACGATGCCCCACAAGGTCAACCCCATCGACTTCGAGAACAGCGAGGGGAACCTCTCGAAGGCCAATTCCGACCTCACGTTCCTCGCCGACTACGTCACCACCTCCCGTCTCCAGCGCGACCTCTCGGACTCGACGGTCAAGCGCAACGTCGGGGCGGCGTTCGCCCATTGCCTGATTGGGTACGGCAAAACGCAGGCCGGCCTCGAGAAGGTCGTCCCCAACGAAACGGTCATGCGCGACGCTCTTCGGAAGACCCCCGCGATCATCGGCGAGGCTGTCCAGACAATCCTCCGGCGTGAAGGTCGAGACGACGCCTACGAGCAGGTGAAGGCGCTCACTCGCGGCCGCGAGGTCACCCTCGAGGACTTCCACGACCTGTTCGCCGACCTCGAGGTGAGCGACGAGGTTCGCGAGGAACTGCTCGCGCTGCGCCCGGAGACGTATGTCGGCGTCGCGAACGACCTGGTCGACGACCTCGAGGAGTAA
- the purH gene encoding bifunctional phosphoribosylaminoimidazolecarboxamide formyltransferase/IMP cyclohydrolase has protein sequence MTRLAGLAGNRGRNLLNVADRAPGGAELAVVLTNDADAPVLEAAAERGVPTEVVPLEDDMSRRDHEEAVNVALEGYDYDLVCLDGYMRILSDTFLEAQPTTLNVHPSLLPAFSGMDAWGDALEAGVAVTGCTVHVVTDATDEDGEVVESEVDMGPIVTQEPVPVYDGDTRETLKERVLYEGEFRAYPRVVKWFAEGAVDVDLDAEEATVDADAADDEGGLPTRRLTSSDRLDTLRYGENPHQNAAVYADYTCEEASVVHAEQLNEGAKALSYNNYNDADGALNLITEFDEPAAAVIKHTNPAGCATADTVAEAYERALSTDPMSAFGGIVALNRECDADTAAAITDSFKEVVVAPGYAEDALEILCEKKNLRVLDVGDLDGAIERFTEKPLVGGRLVQERDDQRLSTSDLEVVTDREPTDEQLETMVFAWQTLKHVKSNGILFATGTETVGVGMGQVSRVDAVRLAAMKAEEHAEGKSAEGAVMASDAFFPFPDGLEEAAKAGIEAVVQPGGSVNDEDVIEAANELGMSMVFTGQRSFRHD, from the coding sequence ATGACACGACTCGCCGGACTCGCCGGCAACCGCGGCCGGAACCTGCTGAACGTCGCCGACCGTGCGCCCGGTGGCGCCGAACTCGCCGTCGTCCTGACGAACGACGCCGACGCGCCGGTGCTCGAGGCCGCCGCCGAACGCGGAGTTCCGACGGAGGTCGTCCCGCTCGAGGACGATATGAGCCGACGCGACCACGAGGAGGCCGTCAACGTCGCACTCGAGGGCTACGACTACGACCTGGTCTGTCTCGACGGCTACATGCGCATCCTCTCGGATACCTTCCTCGAGGCTCAGCCCACGACGCTCAACGTTCACCCGTCCTTGCTCCCGGCGTTTTCCGGCATGGACGCCTGGGGCGACGCCCTCGAGGCTGGCGTCGCCGTCACGGGCTGTACGGTCCATGTCGTCACCGACGCCACCGACGAGGACGGCGAGGTCGTCGAGAGCGAGGTCGACATGGGTCCGATCGTCACCCAGGAACCGGTGCCGGTCTACGACGGTGACACCCGCGAGACGCTCAAGGAGCGCGTCCTCTACGAGGGCGAGTTCCGCGCGTACCCGCGCGTGGTGAAGTGGTTCGCCGAGGGTGCCGTTGACGTGGATCTGGACGCTGAAGAGGCTACGGTCGACGCCGACGCAGCCGACGACGAGGGCGGCCTCCCAACTCGCCGACTCACCTCGAGCGATCGCCTCGACACCCTGCGATACGGCGAGAACCCCCACCAGAACGCGGCCGTCTACGCCGACTACACCTGCGAGGAGGCATCCGTCGTCCACGCCGAGCAGTTGAACGAGGGAGCGAAGGCGCTCAGCTACAACAACTACAACGACGCCGACGGTGCCCTGAACCTGATCACGGAGTTCGACGAACCCGCCGCCGCGGTCATCAAGCACACGAACCCGGCCGGCTGTGCAACTGCCGACACCGTCGCCGAGGCCTACGAGCGCGCGCTCTCGACTGACCCCATGAGCGCCTTCGGCGGCATCGTCGCCCTCAACCGGGAGTGCGACGCCGACACCGCTGCGGCGATCACCGACTCGTTCAAGGAGGTCGTCGTCGCTCCCGGCTACGCCGAGGACGCCCTCGAGATTCTGTGCGAAAAGAAGAACCTGCGCGTGCTCGACGTCGGCGACCTGGACGGCGCCATCGAACGGTTCACCGAGAAACCCCTCGTCGGCGGCCGACTCGTCCAGGAGCGCGACGATCAGCGGCTCTCGACGAGCGATCTCGAGGTCGTCACCGACCGCGAACCGACCGACGAGCAACTCGAGACGATGGTCTTCGCCTGGCAGACGCTCAAACACGTGAAGTCGAACGGTATCCTCTTCGCGACGGGCACGGAGACGGTCGGCGTGGGAATGGGCCAGGTTTCTCGCGTCGACGCGGTACGACTCGCGGCGATGAAGGCGGAGGAACACGCCGAGGGCAAGTCCGCCGAGGGCGCGGTAATGGCCTCGGACGCCTTCTTCCCGTTCCCGGACGGGCTCGAGGAGGCGGCGAAGGCGGGGATCGAGGCGGTGGTCCAGCCCGGCGGGTCGGTCAACGACGAGGACGTGATCGAGGCGGCGAACGAACTCGGCATGAGCATGGTGTTTACGGGGCAGCGGTCGTTTCGGCATGACTGA
- a CDS encoding sensor histidine kinase, with product MHETLPRLLRWFGALLLAVLAGEVLTHWILGANVLLNGAFAMGAASTAIAAIGIIYGGYWLEGARVSSRRYPRIAWWWIGGFVTFTLLNVGFMAVMPTESWGIVVGWTRWSVAFGAGVGVLLGILEGRAIDQAIAAERATVRSEQLEEQRTMLDYLNSVLRHEVLNSANIIDGYATQILEAESELDPAHREYATIIHQEANEMSTVIADVRVLLEAASGTHELYPVDLTRVLADEVTKLTNRYGDVEVRTDVPDELAVQADELLPRVFGNVLSNAVTHNDADTPAVSVSAERMDDTVRVRIEDNGPGIRADAIDSLFERKKGRGTTHGLGLYLVEELVSTYGGTVEVTETGPDGSQFTIELPLAQSSDDETMPEPIAA from the coding sequence ATGCACGAAACACTTCCTCGGCTGTTACGGTGGTTTGGCGCCCTGCTACTCGCCGTCCTGGCCGGGGAGGTGTTGACACATTGGATCCTCGGTGCGAACGTCCTCCTCAACGGCGCGTTCGCGATGGGTGCGGCCTCGACCGCTATCGCCGCTATCGGGATTATCTACGGCGGGTACTGGCTGGAAGGGGCTCGGGTGTCGTCCCGTCGGTATCCCCGCATCGCCTGGTGGTGGATCGGCGGGTTCGTCACGTTCACCCTTCTCAACGTCGGATTCATGGCCGTCATGCCGACCGAATCGTGGGGCATCGTGGTGGGCTGGACGCGGTGGTCGGTCGCCTTCGGCGCCGGTGTCGGCGTGTTGCTCGGCATCCTCGAGGGACGGGCTATCGACCAGGCGATCGCCGCCGAACGAGCGACGGTCCGATCCGAGCAGCTCGAGGAGCAACGGACGATGCTCGACTACCTGAATAGCGTGCTCAGACACGAGGTTCTCAACTCTGCAAACATCATCGACGGATACGCGACACAGATCCTGGAAGCGGAGTCGGAACTGGATCCAGCGCACAGGGAGTACGCCACCATCATTCACCAGGAGGCAAACGAGATGAGCACGGTCATCGCCGACGTTCGCGTCCTCCTCGAGGCGGCCTCCGGGACGCACGAGCTGTACCCGGTGGACCTCACTCGGGTTCTGGCCGACGAAGTGACCAAGCTCACGAACCGATACGGCGATGTCGAGGTTCGGACGGACGTCCCGGACGAACTCGCCGTCCAGGCCGACGAATTGTTGCCTCGCGTCTTCGGGAACGTGCTCTCGAACGCGGTCACGCACAACGACGCCGACACCCCGGCCGTGAGCGTCAGTGCTGAACGGATGGACGACACCGTCCGCGTTCGGATCGAAGACAACGGACCCGGGATTCGAGCGGACGCGATCGACTCGCTCTTCGAGCGCAAGAAAGGACGAGGAACCACCCACGGGCTAGGGTTGTACCTTGTCGAAGAACTGGTCAGTACCTACGGCGGCACCGTCGAGGTTACGGAGACGGGACCCGACGGAAGCCAGTTCACGATTGAACTCCCGCTCGCGCAATCGTCGGACGACGAGACGATGCCTGAACCGATCGCGGCGTAA